The DNA region TCGACATTCACTTGGTACGTTTCGAATACAACTTTGGCGAACGCGTCTACAGCAATGTCGCCATCGCGGGCCCGGTCACGTTCGCGATGTCCGCCGATGTCGCCGACTTTTCCATGACCGACATTTACGCCATCTATGCCGGATGGCACGCCGACCATCCCGACATTTTCTCGGTTGTCGCCGATCAGTTGAACGAAGTTCAGATTCGCGTGATGAGCGAACTGCAGAAGCACCTGGACCATCTTGGTTACGAGTCGATCAAGCCGGCGATGCTAGGCTTTTTCTTAGAAGAAAAAGCCGGCGTGTTTACAGCCATGCGTGACAACAAACCCTGTGCCGTCGTCACCGACGGACTGGAAACGATCGACCATCCCATCGGCGGTCGACTGCGGCCCATCCAACCGATCGACCTCTTCAATCTGTACAAGGGCCGCAAGATGTTGCGGACCTTCAATCCGACGTCCGATGGCGACCTCGAAGACATTGTCGAAAGTGACTGACTTCAAACCGGTGCAAAACGATGTCTTTTAATCTGAACCGCGTGACGGACTGTGAAAGCCGCCTGAAGCGTGACTTTATCGAGTTTGCTCGGCTATGGGCCGATGTCCGCGAAGATTGGCTGGACGAACGCAGGGCTCAATTTGAAAGTGAACATCTGGATTCGCTGGGGCCGAGCTTGAATCGGTTTGCCGCGGCGCTGAGGGATTTTTCGGATACCGCTCGGAAAGCGGACCGGTTACTTCGCGACGATACCAGCGGCGACGATCGACTAGAATGATTCGGTACCGACGTGCCTGTCCCCTTACCGGTGCGCGCTCCTGATTAGGTATTCGATCATGAAAGATAATTCCGTCGGTCCGGCCGGCCTCTTTGACGTGTGTCGACAGCAACAATTGCTTGAAGGTTTGTCCGAGCGGATTGCAAGTTCGTTGGAGCAGCAAGAATCGCTTGTGGTCGCCCACTCGCAGCAACGAGCATCCGAAGATGCCGAACTGTCTGACCGACGCAACGGCGCCATGGCCGAATGTCGAGTCACACGCCACAAAATGTTAACCCAGTGGGATCGCGCTGAAGAAGACCTGACACATGCCTACGAAACCAAAGCGGTCACCCACCGCATGGAACTGAATCGGTTGGCTGTCGTTTTTCGCCGTAAGAAAACGGAAGCAACCAAAGCGATTCAGCGCAAAGTGGACGCGCGACACCAGGCGGTGCTACAGCAATACGAGAATCGCAAGAACCAACCTGGCCTAATCAAACGCAAGGAGATCAAGAAGATCGACGACTCGTTAGCGTCGATACACCAGAACTTGGAATGGGCACGCGAGTTGACCATCCGGCGGTTGGATCGATTGCCGGAAGTGCTTCCCACGGATGACCCCGACGAAGACATGCGTGCGGCACCGCCCGAATCGGTTACGCACACGATCGACACGATTTTGCAATTGACGCGGCAGTCTTCCAAAGTCGTCGAAGAAATGCAGACTGGTGCGGCATCGAAAATCGTGGACAAGTTTTACTTGCCCGTCGGCGTCGCGATCTTCGTCGTCTTGTGGGCGATCGTCGCGTTCTTTGTTGCGCCGTCCCCTCCCTACTTGTGGATGGCTGCGGGTGTTGTACCCGCCGGCATCATCGGGTTCGCAACGTATCTGATTCTGCTTTGGCCACTCAAAAAATCTACGCGGACGCTCTACCCTCGCGCCGAACGACTTGGACAGGCGGCCGAAGAATGCGCGGCGACCGGCCGCAAGATTGCGACACAGACCGCGTCGAATGCTGCGAATGACTTGATCAGCCGGCGTGACGCCCATTTGCTATCTGCCCAACGCTGGAAAGAAGAACAAATGGCAACGCTTGATCAACGCCTCGCTGACGAACAAAACGAACTCCGCCAACAATTGGTCTTGTCGATCGAAAAAGCCGACAACCAGTACTCAGAAAGCTACACAACCGTTGGCACGACAATGCGAGCCAAAGCGGAATCCGTCGCCCAATCGATCACGCAACACATCGCGTCGACAGACCAAATGATCCAGCGGGATCGTGACGTCAACGCCGCCAAGCGTTACGCCGAGATGCAGCGTTTGGCGAATCGGTTGAAGGACGGTGTCAGCCGCGGAATGTCGCGGATTGCAAAGACGGACGAGAAAGTGCAATCCCAGTCTCCGGCGTGGGACGAGATTCTCAATTCCTCCTTCACGCCCGATCGACCGGTCGTCGATTTTGTGCCGATTGGTTCGCTAGCCGTCGAGGGTCACTTGCGAAGCTTGCTGTCCAGCGCCCCCGTCGATGAAACGAAACCGGATCTGTTGGCGGATATCAAGATTCCGTCACGGATGCCGATCGCACTGCACCGCCGTTTGCATTCGTGCTTGGTGATTCATTCGTCGCCGGCGTCGATGAATTCGGCGATCGACGTTGCCCACCAAGTATTGTGGCGATTGCTCTGTACGGCACCGCCGGCGCGAGCCAAGTTGACGTTGATCGATCCGGTGGGTCGCGGCCAACACTTCACCAGCTTCATGGCATTGGTTGACCACGATCCGGCGATCGTCAGCCATCGCGTGTGGACGACCGACCAAAAGATCGAAGCTCGTTTGGCCGAACTTGGGCATCACATCGAAGATGTCTTGCAGTCCAGCTTGCGCGATCGTTTCGAGCGGATCGAAGACTACAACGAATTGGCCGGTTCGATGGCCGAACCCTATCGCGCGGTCGCCGCGGTTGGATTTCCCAACGGACTGACTCGCGAGGGATACGGCCACCTGCGCGCGATCGTCGAAAGTGGACTGCGTTGCGGAATCTTTACGGTTCTGGTTTGCGACGACGACACCCCATGGCCCGCCGACATGCCGGCCCCTTCGG from Rubripirellula tenax includes:
- a CDS encoding FtsK/SpoIIIE domain-containing protein: MKDNSVGPAGLFDVCRQQQLLEGLSERIASSLEQQESLVVAHSQQRASEDAELSDRRNGAMAECRVTRHKMLTQWDRAEEDLTHAYETKAVTHRMELNRLAVVFRRKKTEATKAIQRKVDARHQAVLQQYENRKNQPGLIKRKEIKKIDDSLASIHQNLEWARELTIRRLDRLPEVLPTDDPDEDMRAAPPESVTHTIDTILQLTRQSSKVVEEMQTGAASKIVDKFYLPVGVAIFVVLWAIVAFFVAPSPPYLWMAAGVVPAGIIGFATYLILLWPLKKSTRTLYPRAERLGQAAEECAATGRKIATQTASNAANDLISRRDAHLLSAQRWKEEQMATLDQRLADEQNELRQQLVLSIEKADNQYSESYTTVGTTMRAKAESVAQSITQHIASTDQMIQRDRDVNAAKRYAEMQRLANRLKDGVSRGMSRIAKTDEKVQSQSPAWDEILNSSFTPDRPVVDFVPIGSLAVEGHLRSLLSSAPVDETKPDLLADIKIPSRMPIALHRRLHSCLVIHSSPASMNSAIDVAHQVLWRLLCTAPPARAKLTLIDPVGRGQHFTSFMALVDHDPAIVSHRVWTTDQKIEARLAELGHHIEDVLQSSLRDRFERIEDYNELAGSMAEPYRAVAAVGFPNGLTREGYGHLRAIVESGLRCGIFTVLVCDDDTPWPADMPAPSGNKVMSLRVDEDGAWTLLQPGLEDLPFTPASVPPTSIRPELVAKLGSAAVAASRVEIPLDSVLAGIVEAKGSTSDEIAIAVGSQGANRAMQMELGEGVRQHVLIAGKTGSGKSTLLHSIITSAAYRYRPDELQFYLLDFKKGVEFKPYADIGLPHARVIGIESEREFGRSVLQRLDVELQQRGEAFRAAGVQELGNYRSATGKPMPRLMLVIDEFQELFVRDDRIAGDCAMLLDRLVRQGRSFGIHVVLSSQSLAGAYSLPRATLGQMAVRIAMQCSESDAALILADDNTAARLISRPGEAIYNDAGGLVEGNQPFQVAWLSPQRHREMLSAITARDQAYGSEMPPAVVFEGNRPCRWTPILANAALKSVPNGSIGGLLGESVEIGPPVAVALSRNTGRNLLLIAPPDSRAAILTATLSGFAKMRPDVELIYFDGTRVDEGESLTPWLNDAGVAVTAIKARESDAEIVRLCSVLDSRDEESTDSSPIVVIIDPLERFRDLRQDESFNFSLDSAASDGGGPAGLQRLLRDGPAVGMFVVLVCGSAETLSRWLPRGSQHDLELRILGPMNPSDSSLLIDSPIASELSAATMLVYDDSDGRITKFRQCDLPDATEVKTWREST